In Brassica napus cultivar Da-Ae chromosome C2, Da-Ae, whole genome shotgun sequence, the sequence TTCGTCAATGGTGGGTGTTACATCTCTATATGTTTACAGCCGTATCGAGATAATCTCATAATGGTTCCTATCAAATCTTATCTTCTCttaaatcattttcttttttgattatgTTGCTCTTTTGATTTCTTGATTAAACAGAACtggaaagaaatacaaaagacGTAATTGAATAGCATGCTTCACTTCGATCATGCAACTTACGGCAAGAACCATGTTGATCTCTTTCATTACAACTATCAAGTATGATCTCTCTGATACATGACACTCTTCGTAAATGCTCTTTTTAGTGGTCAATAGTcactcaagttttttttttgttgtttgcaGAATTAAATTCAAGATACAGGCAGGCTACTGAGCTGAATTAGAAGAGAATTGAGCTGCAAATCTGGGATACAACCAGACAAGAGCGATTCCGGACTATCCCGGATTTTCCTTCGCGATTCATCTTAATGTTATATATGCATTCTTTCTCTTTCCTCACTATAGTGGGAACCTGTAATACTCACCTATGTGGTTTCTTCTTATTGCAGCATAGTACCGTGGAACAATGGGAATCTCGCTTGCGTGTGATGTCACCGACAAATCATCTTTCAACAGTAAGTATTCTCTTTACTTTTTAACTTACAGTTTAATTGGTTCAATTTTAGGCCGTCTCATGCAACTTTTTAAAGCCCGCAAGTTAAAGTTGATCAAATTTTCCAACTTTTCAGTGGATAAGCTCTTACATCATATGTTTTTTCTTCTAGTTTTGAAAAGCTAATTCAATTATTTGGATAGTTATCACTATCTTTTGTATCAGTTATTGGTTCTACTCAATGGCTTTGAATATCAGATATtactaatttagttatttaaaaaaaaactaagcatAAATTCTCTATGGATAAGCTTTTTATGGTGTGCTTAGTTTTTTTAAGCTTTTGTATCGTATATATAAGTTGATGGGTTATGATAACTTATTAGTGTCTTTGCATCATTTTGTTAGAACCAAAACCTTCATGATACTCATATTAGTGAGTTTGTTTGTTATTGAGTATGCTTGTGAAGCTTAAGTAAGAAATTTCTTCTTGCGTATTACTAAATGTTCCTATTTTCATATAGTTTGCACACATATTTTGTATTGGTTCtgtcattatttaaattttgtgatCTGGTTATATGTGTGTGTCGTGCAGAACAATGGTCACTTGCTAGGAAGGTGGTCAGAGATTTGATAACTGTAAATTTGAATTTGTCGTGAATTAGAGAATACAGCTGGTTATTTAATAACGATGAGATAAAAGTATTTTGTTGAGCCATAAATAAAACACTACTCTTAACGTGTTGGGCGAAGCAGAGCTATTGGAGGAAGCCGAAGCAATGATAAAGAACATAACAGTGGAAGAAGCCACTATTATATggagctcttttttttttctacttgcAGGAAAAAGGGTAACGTTGAGATGGCTGAAAGAGTAGTAAAGTGTTTGCTGAAGCTGGATCCAGATGAAACTTGTGCTTATGTGCACCTATCTAATGCTtgctatttatgtatttttcgaAGAGGCAGTTGAACAGAGGGTTTTCATGAAGGAAACACAAGTGAAGAAGGAAGTATGTGCAGTTCGATGGAGGTAGATTACAAAGTTCACGAGTTTGTTATTCTTTTTGCCGGAAAAGACACAATAGATTCTCAGAACATCAACAACAAATTCAATGTCAAGTATTATCTGAATCTTTTCCAATAGGTTCTTAGGGAAAACATACAGATAGCTATTAGAgaatattattgtatttttaatattttgttttgctgCATGAAAACAAAAGTATTTGACATAAATTCAGGATTTTTTAATGTACATCGCTTTTAGATTTCAATTGTTCACCATTTCACCACTGCCTTAAGAACGAATTCATATACATTTTCTTATcaccaaataataaataatcaatattaaaattttaaaatatacattggTCAATTTTAACgtccaaataataaataataaatattaatttttttttttaaatatacattgGTTAATTTTAACGTAAAAACAATGTTTGAATTATATGTTAATCTaaccatatatttataaacttcaaataaatgaaataaaataataattgaatttcaactaaagtttaatttattttcttattcagTTTGTTTACCAAGTTATATGTGTTTTgacaatgaaagaaaaaaaaatgaactttaataattttaaaactttagtCACCAAAACCAATACAAAATAGCAaaattttctaataatttatatagcATTTTCAGTgcgtaaaatatataatcaaatacAGATTCTAtaataaactaattaaattaaaataaaggaAAGAAATCAGGGCGAATCCTGGAAAAATCTCTAGTAGTAttagaagaagatggagaaacgACCATAATACTTATAATCACTTCCATGATTATCGAATCATTATGTTTCAATCTTATGGACCAAGGAACCTAGATCATGCTTATGACACGAGCTCGTAAATACGATGCCATTTACACAAAGCCAATGTCTCACACAAGACCAATGAAACCAGACGAACCCGGTATCTCGCTCGAGACCGATGAAACCGACATCTCATTCGAGATGATGAAATCGAACTACGTTAAGACTTGATCCTTCATCGAGGGTACGTAGACAGCTCGGAATCGAGTTTAGTCACAGTCCTTTTCTCTCCCGATGTCTCTATGCTATTTGGCATACGAATATAGTCCATTTTTGTCGACTCATACATGATTACATCATTGTATTCTGAAGATATCGTTGTCCATGTTATTTTTTCGTAATTGTTTTCATTCAAACACTACAAAATATTTAGCGTAGATTTTAGTATCTACAACCACCGACACTTACGCTTCTAACTCTTAACTCTGTAGAAATAAACCAAACTGTTGGAAGGCAGCTATCAGCTAAGCAGCGTGCAGCAAAGTCGCCAGATGTAAAGTTAATGCGTAGTTAATTTATTTACATCAAGAAAAGTAAATGACAGAAAAAGTTAAGCCTTGAAAGGTAAAATTTGCTCCTTTTTTTTACTTGATTAGAGTATTCTTACAATGTTTGGATAAACCTTATCTTAGatataaaaagagagaaagtcACACTTACACACACGTTTTAGATTTGAATCGGATTGTAATATCTTTAATCTTTCTAAAATTGTCAAAAAATCTGTTCTCATGATTAGACATCAAAGACTTGAAGTTGCAACTGCACGTGTTATTTAATCACCTCATTCTTAGAAATTGCAACTGTTGTTTTAACTTCCTAGAAGCTTGAAAGTGATTCTTATAATGGGACATCACTACTCAGGCCTTAGCACTAGAAGTCGTACGTGTTACATTTTTTCAACGCCAAAATCATATTGTAGCAGCATTTTGCTTGTGGACTGTCATATTATACAGTCATCAGGTTTTGGTGGTTACTTTTCTTTTTccagatatttaatttttctccTTTTAATTTTTGGGGTAAAACTATATGTTGGGGATTTAGCagataagagagagtcttgTCTCATGttatatttccttttatctTCATACGAATGCTTATTGTTTACAGTAGTGTAATAATTGGTAGGTCTTACCAGGAGTGGTTGTAGTCAAATCTTTTGGATATTGATGAGAAAAAACTAGATAAAATATGTTGATTCGgtaaaataatttaacttgttttttttttttttaaacagaatGATATTCATACTACTTCCACTAAAAAGCTTTTATGTGTTGGATACGACTGAATCAGTACTTTGATATATTGGGGAAGACACCAAAGCTTTGTTGTTGCAATTTCTTCTAATTGTATATTTTGAGTGTGTCTGAATTTGAAAATTGacatataatatttaaagaAGACTAATTGTTTGAAGACCAAAACGGCGTTTTCTTTATCTTTTCAAAGAACCTCtcaatttgcaaaaaaaaaaagaaggttttGTGGTAAACTCacaattaaatgatttttttctgatgtaaaaaaaaatgatttttttctttaactttcCCTACTTTCAACACATCTCTATCGCAATTTGATTCATTAATCCATTGTGTAGTCATCGCATGTATTACGAGAAGTAAAGAAACGATGGTCATGCACTCATGCTACAGATAAAGTTTTAAGAAGAAATTAAAGATAAGAACGAAGGCATTTTACAAACAGTAATGATGTAAAAAAGATAGAACAAGAAGATGTGTGCATGTGAGTATAAAGACATGGACAAGTTTGACTTTGACCTTTGCCTAACTTCTATTTGTGTGATGGTTACGTCTACTGCACACAACAATTAGCCGAAACTATATTCAATCTCCTCTCCCCTAATCTCATCTAGTATATACCTTGTTTGGAAACTCGCTAGGCGCTACACGTGCGGTACACTCGGGCCTAGCGATTTATTGAAAAATCGGAAAAAAATCGGAGAGTACGCGGGACggaattttttgtatttttatacatataataccatattttatacataaaattaacattttaagaTGCAGTCactatataatatgatttcataattGTACAAGAATTTATGTAGCCAAAGTAATTTTTGATGCATTGTAAATTGAGGAAGTGAAAGGTATGATCATTTTAAAATcagatcaataaaaaaaaattatgttgtaAAAGTCTtatctttatagttttataagTGTTCAAAGATTCTCCACAACATAATTGGTAAGCGGGCATTGGAATCTTCAACCAGGGCAGGGTTCGACTTCTTCTTATATACTGTTATGTTACTTTTTATCCATGTTCAAAATCGCGCTACGCGTTATCCGTGCGGCAACCCCGAGTTGTTAAAAAATCGGGATAAACTCAGAGTATACGCGGAGAGTAATTTTTAGTGAGTttattgttataaaaatatacaaaagattcatcaaataccaaaatagataatataaaaacaaaaataaaaaaataatacactCACAagaattaccaaaaatatatatagtttggatCATGAGACTAACATGCAAATTAAAAGTATAAAGACTTATTATTTACAGTTAATGTGTTGGGCTTATGAATATTACAATTAATTGGGCCTTTAGAAAATAAACTGAAAATCGTGAAGTCCTGATAATAAGCTTGAGGAATGTCGTCTTCTTCGTTTGGATTGATTTATCGAATCACCGGACATGACAGAAACCACCACGGTATCAATCATCAACGGTATCATGTGTACAACTTCGAATCATATGTTTATGCAACACTTCCGAGCTCATTACTTTGAGAATCACGCTATCGTTGTAATTTTAATTGATCTGAGATTCcgagtttttactttttatacgCCGCGTTATGTAATTCTACGGTCCATGCGGACATAACTCGCCTCACCGTATAATGATACCGATCACCCCTGACTCACCACGGTGCAGCTCCGATCACCTTATTCTCGGCCGCAAAATCGGTGACTCGGCCGAGTTTAACAAGGACTATATATTAACTAAaagttaatttataataattagcATCGCTAATTAAGATTGAGTTGATTCATTGCTTACCATAGTTCAGTATTTCTTCATTATTAACACCACGTAGTCCatgttaatcttttttttggtaaagaaTATTAATCGAAGACATTAACGCACCTTTTCAtttgtcatatttgtttaaatcctttttaAGTTTCTCTGCTTATGTTAATTGAGTCATATCAATACAATCTTATTTTATAAGATTAAGAGCATCTctaatttttctatatttttctaaaaatagaagCACTCTATTACAAAAGTATACGTCAGAATTAAATATAGTTCAtctattataaaagaaaatataaaaataaattgaaaataatcTAATTATTggctaatattatatatattattaatttgagCTCAATAATTCTTTATGAagttgtaaaaatataaaatgctTTTTTGCAAGAGTGATAGTTTTGCTTTCCAAGTATTCTTGAGTCCTAATGGGGGGTATTTttcattgttattttttttttactttttatactTTCATAGAAAACTCCGATTCGTATCCGAGATGTGATCTTAGTCCCATAGTCGAGACTGGTACCACTAGTCTATATGATCCAATTTGACTAGATCTTAGTCTATTACCATAAGAATAAGATTAATTTTCCTAATTTTTTGCGTCTTTCCGTTTTGGATCACTAAATACTACCCTtggttttcaaattttcatatgttttaGTGCATTTGTATAAACGCAACCaataaatagatataaaataaatgatctatttttttttgaacaacttaaTGATCTATTCtaatgaaattatgaaaatgtatTTGATTGATAGTTAATGAGGAAAACTAAAGAAGACAAAGATCTATTGATCACGCGTGTGGCGTGGGCATGTGCGTGCGTAAGCGTAAGCAATAGATCATCACAAAGTCcaaaaagttataataaaaagaaaaatattaagtcCACAGTTTTAttagtataaaaaataaatttaattttgaaaacctTGGTGAAATCTGAAGCAAGGTTGAGGAGAGCACCCAAACACTCCTCCTATTCATTAGGGTTGCCTACTGCTATGCTCTCCTTTTTCTAATTCGTCTAATGAATTGCTTAATAAGTTTCAGAAGTTAGTAACAGTAAGTATATCTATAATTAGGATAATAAGCCGACTATTTAAAGCAGataaataacatataatttcTACTAGTATTTTAAGAGAGAAGTGGTCCAAATAAGGAGATAAATCAGTTTGAACTCTCAATTTTTATGGGCAGTCTTTGAGTTTGTGTGGatctaaattttataacaaaaggCACTGATTGCTACTTGAGGGGGGACTGcatatgagaaagattgataacTTTTAAAGTTTTCTTCATACATACTTAAatcattattttgttaattttagtcattttttatTAGAAGAACTTTATGTATTAATCTGTATTCTCTTACAAATTTGTGTTGTTGGTGCAAACTAAAAGTTAGTATGTCGAGAGAATTGTATGTGTATACAAATTCAATACttgtattattataaaaatggaaaataataaaagttcatataaaAATAGGATTGAGTGCAGTAATATACTGAGAGAGAGGAGGGTATTGGGTACAAACAAAGGTACAAAATCTCAAGATGAAGGCAAAGGAAGAGAGCAAAAGTGGGCACCATAATCCTATGGTTGACGACCAAACCATCTCCATGTGCGCCACGTAGATTATTGCGGGTGCATGATCTCAGCATGAAGTGTCATCATCACTCGACCTCGAGATCCTCCTCCTCGACTTTGAATGCAATAGCCATTATTTTGGTTTGGAGCTAAGTTTTGTCGTTGGCGTAAACTGTGgacttcattaataaaatagaaactgaTCGTTAAAACGTAGATACAAGGCCATCAACAATGAACACTATGATTGACATTTGCTGGTTGGTGATTTACAAATTGAACAAATGAAGTGTGTATATTGTGTTCTTATTCTGTAAGAAGTTAGCATATAGGTGAACTGTGGATTATTAAAGTATATAGCGCAATCGTTAATGTCTAATGTTATGTTTACATGTCAAACTGTGTTTacatttgtatttccttttcttttaccAAAAGTTTAATGTAACGCAAACATGATAGTTTGTTTTATAGATGTCAATGGGAATGTAAGAGAATATACAAGGAAAAATACTATAGTTTATTGAactgaaaaatatatactatagttGATCATTCATAAATTGCATATCCGtctttacaaaattttaaagtttttttttgtatttttaatgcttaaaCTAGATCATGATTTTCTTTATTAGTTCAGTATATTACATagataaagtaatcatatatttttGGGGTGAAACTTCCAAAACAATACTCCTTATACTTATGAAATAATTCAACTTAAATcacaacaataattttttttgaacattaatcACCACAATAACTGGCAAGCTATCTAGGGAAGAGCCCAAATAACATATGTGCTCTGACTTGACATGCCCCCATTACTGTTGCCACGAGAGGAAGAAAATGTAACAAATTATTACGATCTTAAGTGGTAAAAGCcgacaaagaaaagaaattttttGGCTGCGCCTCACGAAAAGACCTTATACTCGGCCACAATTTGGAGGGGAAACATATATACTACAaagtattgatttattttatttagtatatCTAAAGTATTGACTTGTTTTCTTTAACTTTAATTTAATTTGGTCATATGCTTCTCTCGGAATGAATATAATTCAACAttaaaatcattataaaaatatagatatagaaAGAAGAAATAAGAAGTGGATAAGAATCTTCTTCTTAGTGGCCAAGAAGATACTCTTTTGCGTGGAAGTATGAAAGTATCCAACCCTGCACACTTCTCGTCTCCACCCGCTTCTTTCTGCTTTTGTTCAGTCTCATTTTTCCATATTGAAAAAGTCAGATAGATAATCCGTTACAAATTTACAAGGTCTTTGTAAGTTTTTATATGCTTTGTTACTAAAAAGCATATCAACTATGGAAACACAGAAGTTTTGTTTTaggaataaattaaaaagaaaaagtaaaaagaaatatacAGCAGCCGAAATTGTAAGATCCACTTAAGCCGACGTACGACTTCTCTGAAAATTAGCTTTCAAATGGCCCATTTGACATTGATTACTCATATCTATTTTAGTTCCATTGCACTTACTTACGATGTACCAtcattctcttttgtttttttcatttatcatttttaattacgtattttaaaatagtataattaatggtgttatataatatataaaaaagtataTGACTTCCTTATTCTGCCTTCTCCTTGATCTTCTTTTGGTATCTCCTACTATATATACCTCAATTTCGTTCACACACCTCACCTGGTTCCACATCATCTTCTCTATAATATCTACTCTCCCCATATTTAACCTTCTtctacacacacacacacacacacacgcaacCACATCtatgtgtatgtacatgtgaaCTAGTACTAAGATCAATATCGTTATCAATGAATCTACCACCGGGATTCAGGTTTTTTCCAACGGATGAAGAGCTCGTCGTCCACTTCCTCCACCGCAAAGCTTCACTCTTGCCTTGTCATCCTGACGTCATCCCAGACCTTGATCTTTACCCTTACGATCCTCGGGACCTTCCCGGTATATACACCCACATATCTCTCTCCATATATGTATCATGCAACATATATGTCCACATCTGATTCTTACCTGTCTATATATGCATGCATTTTAGATCATGTATGTATACGTATAGTTGAcaatatatgtgtgtgtgtgtgataaTCAAAGTTAAAGGTGATGTTGTCACCAACTTAAGTAACCAAGCTCTCTTTTTTTAGCAGTACACTTTTGTTCGGTTGCTCTTCTTAAGGATTGTTTTGTTTCCAAAATcttaaaatacatacaaacactaatacatttcctttttttattctcTTGGAAGGAATATGTTTATTGGTGAACCATAATTAGTATTGCTTTCTCCTAAGTCATACATGTGCACCAATATCAATCATTCGATCTCATTATACGCAAACACAATCAATCATCTACAAATATTAGACACACGCACACACCAAACACATGTACGTAGACATACAATCAAACTCACATGCTATTGACATTTTATCTTACACTAACTTTGTTAGACTATATTTTCATCCATATAGTTTGATGATGGACCATATAGTTAAGCAGGCATACGGTAGGATAGATAAACCCATATTTTTTTCACCATAGCACAATGATAAACCTCTGGATAGTAAAAAGAAGTTTCATATAATTGCTCTAAAGTTTTTCCAAGTTCGCAATTATATAGCATTTGTTAATGAATTAAACTTtgcatatgtataattataggGAAAGCACTGCAAGAAGGGAGGCAATGGTACTTCTATAGTAGAAAGACACAAGAAAGAGTGACAAGCAATGGATATTGGGGATCAATGGGAATAGACGAGCCAATCTTCACAAGCTCCACACACAAGAAAGTGggcataaaaaaatatctaacgTTCTATCTCGGAGATTCTCAGACTAACTGGGTCATGCAAGAATATTCCCTTCCAGATTCCTCTAGTCGATCTTCTAAGAGATCAAACCGTGGTTCTACTAGTTCTACACATAAACCCGTAAGTACCCATTTTGTTTCAAGACTAAAGTTATTAACTCTTTAACTTAAAGTTTAAGTTTCaattgttattcaaaaaaaataagaaaaataaagtttacGTTTACTAAAACCAAAATTACAATTTGACCTCCACGTATGTACGTGGTTTGGATTGTTTTGTGTGCAGGATTATAGCAAGTGGGTGATATGCAGAGTGTATGAACAAAACTGCAgcgatgaagaagatgatgatggggCAGAACTCTCATGTTTGGATGAAGTGTTCTTGTCTTTAGATGATCTCGACGAAGTAAGCTTACCGTAATAAAGATAAAAGCACCCAAAAAGAAAAGGTTTAGTGGGAAATTATTTCTATAATCTCTGTACCGTAGAAGGAAAAGGAGAATGACATTATTCTTACAAGTTATATGTTGTACGATAACCATCTCCAATTTGCAAGCAAacggaagcaaaaaaaaagaagctctagtcttgttgtattttttacattcaaatatatcttttaatactgaattattatgcttaaaatattttaaaattatacaaacTGAAATCTAATTAAAGCTGTGAGCCCAAATTTGTGTGTATATGCACTGATATGAATAAATAGTCATCCATGCAACATCAGCaattttaaaccaatgaaaCAGTATAATAAAGATAAGGTTTATACTCAATTCAATCATTACCCTAAAATTATTGGTTAATGCAGGTTTCCCAATAAActtgttaattaaatatatacctATTCTTTTTGCCTAATATACCTAAGGTTAGGAGGAAAACCACATCTACTAGTCTGGGATAAAACTGCAGCCTACTTCTCATTCTCTGGACAATATTAactaaagtatattttattGGTCGAAATGGATTAGAGTTGTCACTAACAAGATCCAACACACTTGAACgtttttatataagaaataaaaaataatgattatGTTACCAGTGGATGCATGCAAATGGGACTTCAAAATAATAAGCCCCCACCCCATGTTGTTGAATAATCATAGGGAAAGGCTAATAGTGTGTTTAAAAAGTTATAGAGACCAACACTAACTTTTTATATActgttctttctttcttgaaagtttatatgatttataattaaacttaacaaacaaaccaagaaataagaattatatttctctcttttttagATGGAAGAGGCAGGTAGCTTGGAAAACAATGTTTCTAATAATAAGTTATAGAGCCCTAAGATTTAGAGGTATAATATATGTTGGGATCATATGGAACTTGACTTTGGTATTATCTAATTTATGAGAAAAATCTCGAGAAGTACTAATTGTCTTTGAACTTTTAGATAAGAGATGAGGAAGTTATAGGGAACTTTTGAGAAAAATAGTGagagaattctttttttttatgagtcAGTACTAAGCtttaaaagacaagaaaaaggccagaataaaaaatacaaaatttaaataatataagcATGTTCTGTTGAAGTACACAATCTTTCAGGTATGACCTGACCTCTACATTTTATGTACGTGTGGCCTAAACCTGACCGGTTTAGGCTAGTAGGATTGgtgttttgttaattatttataagaatttGGCAATCGAGAGCCTTTTGCTCCAAGTTATAGTACTCTCTCGGTAGATCTTTGATTGGTTTTAGTAGTTGTCTTGTGACGCCGAGCCAAGCAGCCAAGCAACATTGTCTTTCCAtatctattatatatttcattttttattttcttttatgggTGCTTGCTTAAGCACTGACTCATGTATGATGCAAGCACTATACacacatattaataataataaaacacaaaagaattGAAAGGACAAAAATTTTAAGTGGGGCAAACATTGGGATGGGATTTAAATTATTGTATAGTTTTTAGGGATGGTTATGGAGATTTTCATGGTTCTGCTGAGTTAGATATTCGTAATCATAAAACCAGATAATTTCAGTGGTAAGAAAAAAAGGTAAACCATGTACATATGAGCTTTCTAACCAAAAAGATTTCGTTTACTTCGTCTAAACCAAATCGATATTGCAAATAATCAAGTATCAATCTGATTCACTTAGAAGGCTATAAGAAGGAACGTGGGTGAACGTTGGTTGGATTAAGCATTTGAATAGACTTGAAGCTTAGGATTGCATAAAAGCAAACAAAACATAACACAAGCAGCATCCATTGATGAATCCACTGAACAAATCAATAACAACACTTCCTATGTACTACATTGCAAAAAATTCCAAATCAATAATCAAATAAACAAGTTCTAGCCATCGACTAGATGGTCAAGACTCATTAAGAGACCCATACAAAAACACAGACCCATGAATATACAAAAATGACCAAAGACACGAGGAATAATACTGTACAATATTACATAAGCTTTTTGGTGCCTCTCTCACCAGTAAAGAAAAGCTTTCAAGTTCCATCAACGGAAAGTCTGTTTCAAGCTGCCATTAAGCAGAGACATTAGCCCACCTCCATGAACTCTCTCCTCCGGAACCATAAAGTCAAAGACATTCCTCCCACTCCTGTTGTTGTTTGTTCCAGTGTTTGAGAAGCTTAAGGACTTCATTGATGGAGGCACAAGAACCTGCATTGGTATCATCTGCTTCTGTCTTTGTTCAATGGAGTCAGTGCAATCAGAAACCGCGCTAACTCCCGCCAGAGAATGATCAGTAGTACTAGTAGTAGTAGTGGTTTGAGAAGAGGTAGAAACAACAAGACCACGGAAAAGCCCTGGCCCTATCAAACCAATCTTGCTTCCACCTTTGTCCATACACATACTATTATGAGCCGCACATAAACCACTCTTCCCTCTAGCAAACTTCTGGCATGTACCTCCTCCCCAAGAACACCGTTTCCCACCACCATGCGCCTTGCAAAAATCAGTACTCCCTTGCGCACTCTTCTCACACCCAACAGACTTACACCGTTTCCCACCACCATGCTTCACACAACAATCAGTCCTCCCACGAGCGCTCTTAGTACACCCCGCCACAACACACCTCTTCCCACCACCGTGAGCTACACAGAAGCTCGTCCCACCATGCACGCTCTTAGGACATATCCCACCTCCATCAAACATACAACGTTTCCCTCCACCGTGCGCCTTACACAGAGGAGTACTCC encodes:
- the LOC106409206 gene encoding NAC domain-containing protein 104-like encodes the protein MNLPPGFRFFPTDEELVVHFLHRKASLLPCHPDVIPDLDLYPYDPRDLPGKALQEGRQWYFYSRKTQERVTSNGYWGSMGIDEPIFTSSTHKKVGIKKYLTFYLGDSQTNWVMQEYSLPDSSSRSSKRSNRGSTSSTHKPDYSKWVICRVYEQNCSDEEDDDGAELSCLDEVFLSLDDLDEVSLP